GACATCGGCGGGACCTTCACCGACCTCGTCTGGGTGGACGACGCCACCGGCGCCGTCCAGGTGGCCAAGCTCCTCACGACCCCCAAGGACCCTTCGCAGGCTGTCGAGCAGGGCGTGGTCACGCTCCTCAACGACGCGGGCGGCCGGACCGCGGATGTGCGCTCGCTGATCCACGGGACTACCCTAGCCACCAACGCGCTCATCGAGCGTAAGGGCGCCCGGACGGGGCTCCTCACGACGGCGG
The sequence above is drawn from the Candidatus Methylomirabilota bacterium genome and encodes:
- a CDS encoding hydantoinase/oxoprolinase N-terminal domain-containing protein; the encoded protein is MTSPGRHSRIGVDIGGTFTDLVWVDDATGAVQVAKLLTTPKDPSQAVEQGVVTLLNDAGGRTADVRSLIHGTTLATNALIERKGARTGLLTTAGFRDAVEIGREGRYDMYDLFLDQPAPLVPRHLRLEVKERIMA